A DNA window from Ostrea edulis chromosome 5, xbOstEdul1.1, whole genome shotgun sequence contains the following coding sequences:
- the LOC125651374 gene encoding uncharacterized transmembrane protein DDB_G0289901-like translates to MMFGGGSSTSSKSQFMGSFNPNQMMSSMGTGMNMFNPGSQTSGQTSTQSSGTMTSFDPTKLNNQLSSSSGSQTSGQTSSQSSGTMTSFDPTKLNNQLSSSSGSQTSGQTSSQSSGTMTSFDPTKLNNQLSSSSGSQTSGQTSSQSSGTMTSFDPTKLNNQLSSSSGSQTSGMGGGFSPNQMMGGGTQSGGTSGTSSGSTNTGGSSAFGGSFNPNQQGGAQFTNPMSQMGGGQGGASSSTITNYNPNNAAVNMAGGYDPNAANSGQGTGGNAPSFTNGMGMNAQQQSMGGGTMPSGNGMTQQSGSGGTSTPSGASSGGGSSSFGSPTGSGTSSPGTGSASSFGSPTGSGSSTSGSGSSSSFGSPTGSGSSASSFGSPTGSPSNSQGSPSSFGSSTGTQSASTSGGSSSGAAAFGSPTSGGGSSSGSGASQTSGGGSTMSSFDPIKTNVETTQTGFNPLSPALATGGVFDPGSVNTQMAVQGASLNMFGGAGGSDPNKMDASSLMGGSPGMMSGASQVNGGSSSGGSKTNIFNPMGSMMGGSTGSGGGTSGPMNMMNSMMSTSGSGRTSSSSGGSGTSSSGPSPGGNPMDPMGAMSGGGAMSKFTGGTNLMDPKGFMNGKRTLPGVAKSETNKYRELFLSLLDVLEKMSN, encoded by the exons ATGATGTTTGGAGGGGGAAGTTCAACTTCGAGTAAATCCCAGTTCATGGGCAGCTTCAACCCAAACCAGATGATGAGCAGCATGGGGACCGGCATGAATATGTTTAATCCTGGATCCCAAACTAGCGGACAGACCTCAACTCAATCATCCGGTACGATGACGTCATTCGATCCCACAAAGCTCAACAATCAATTAAGCAGTTCTTCTGGATCCCAAACTAGCGGGCAGACCTCATCCCAATCATCCGGTACGATGACATCATTCGATCCCACAAAGCTCAACAATCAATTAAGCAGTTCTTCTGGATCCCAAACTAGCGGGCAGACCTCATCCCAATCATCCGGTACGATGACGTCATTCGATCCCACAAAGCTCAACAATCAATTAAGCAGTTCTTCTGGATCCCAAACTAGCGGGCAGACCTCATCCCAATCATCCGGTACGATGACGTCATTCGATCCCACAAAGCTCAACAATCAATTAAGCAGTTCTTCTGGATCCCAAACTAGTGGAATGGGCGGTGGTTTTAGTCCCAATCAAATGATGGGAGGTGGAACTCAGTCTGGGGGAACCAGTGGAACCAGTTCGGGTAGTACCAATACTGGAGGCTCCTCTGCTTTTGGGGGTAGTTTTAATCCAAACCAACAAGGTGGTGCTCAGTTTACAAATCCAATGTCACAAATGGGAGGGGGACAGGGAGGAGCATCATCGTCAACTATAACAAATTATAATCCCAATAATGCCGCAGTAAATATGGCAGGAGGTTATGATCCAAATGCTGCCAACTCAGGACAGGGCACAGGAGGGAATGCACCATCATTTACGAACGGAATGGGCATGAATGCCCAGCAGCAATCGATGGGAGGAGGGACCATGCCAAGTGGCAATGGCATGACGCAGCAATCAGGTAGTGGAGGTACTTCCACACCAAGTGGTGCAAGCAGTGGGGGTGGGAGCTCTTCTTTTGGAAGTCCCACTGGATCGGGAACGAGTTCACCTGGAACAGGTAGTGCTTCGTCATTTGGAAGTCCAACTGGCTCAGGAAGCAGTACCTCTGGAAGTGGTAGTTCCTCATCCTTTGGGAGTCCAACTGGATCTGGATCAAGCGCTTCTTCCTTTGGAAGTCCAACCGGATCTCCTAGTAACTCACAAGGAAGTCCAAGTTCTTTTGGCAGCTCTACCGGGACACAAAGTGCATCTACAAGCGGAGGCAGCAGTTCTGGTGCTGCAGCGTTTGGTAGTCCCACATCCGGAGGTGGGTCTTCATCTGGAAGTGGTGCAAGCCAGACTTCCGGTGGGGGATCAACAATGTCGTCATTTGATCCTATTAAGACAAACGTTGAGACAACTCAGACTGGATTTAATCCCCTTAGCCCAGCTTTAG CAACTGGTGGTGTTTTCGATCCCGGTTCAGTAAACACGCAGATGGCGGTACAAGGAGCTAGCTTGAATATGTTTGGAG GTGCTGGGGGCAGTGATCCAAACAAAATGGATGCCAGCTCATTAATGGGTGGATCTCCTGGAATGATGAGCGGAGCCAGTCAAGTTAATGGTGGATCCAGTAGTGGTGGAAGTAAGACAAACATATTTAATCCTATGGGATCAATGATGGGTGGATCCACTGGGAGTGGAGGTGGAACTTCGGGTCCTATGAATATGATGAATTCTATGATGAGTACATCTGGCTCAGGAAGAACGAGCAGTTCAA GTGGCGGTAGTGGAACCTCCTCCAGTGGACCGTCACCTGGCGGAAATCCAATGGATCCCATGGGGGCGATGTCTG GTGGCGGGGCCATGTCTAAGTTTACCGGTGGCACAAATCTCATGGATCCTAAAGGATTTATGAATG GGAAACGTACCTTACCAG gaGTGGCCAAG AGTGAGACAAATAAATACCGAGAGCTATTCCTGTCACTGTTGGATGTACTCGAGAAAATGTCGAATTAA
- the LOC125649957 gene encoding uncharacterized protein LOC125649957 isoform X1 gives MVKVNNYIMFKLHVLLIGISCLGVLGAPTMPYNPAMYEGLNIPVYNPNAIPFVNYNPMNEQKPRPFSEFKDITTSAQQFLNMKSLAYSGNLQQNMVTPSPFDMNGAKFNPNNGNFMRGFDPNSFASKVQPFQEVLVTESPAGHNWNGGWPGKKVSKPSKETVVEKGDDFGNSKDDKIVSISAKSWDGSWPGGDVQEFSSQATDSWNAAVGTKQNNKWQDKSGDFSNKATDSWNKALNNGENQDTKNSKQEDVDEIIQSLMAALEKLQS, from the exons ATGGTGAAAGTGAATAATTACATCATGTTTAAATTGCACGTGCTTCTGATTGGAATCAGCTGTTTAGGAGTTCTGGGAG CACCCACAATGCCCTACAACCCTGCAATGTATGAGGGTTTAAACATCCCTGTCTACAATCCAAACGCCATTCCCTTTGTCAACTACAACCCGATGAATGAACAAAAACCGAGGCCGTTCTCCGAGTTTAAAGACATCACTACATCAGCTCAGCAGTTTCTCAACATGAAATCCCTCGCTTACTCGGGAAATCTTCAACAAAACATGGTAACACCTTCTCCATTTGACATGAACGGAGCAAAGTTTAATCCAAACAACGGGAATTTCATGAGAGGATTCGATCCCAACAGCTTTGCAAGTAAAG TGCAGCCATTCCAAGAGGTACTGGTCACGGAATCACCGGCTGGACACAACTGGAATGGCGGATGGCCAG GAAAAAAAGTGTCCAAACCCAGCAAGGAAACCGTGGTGGAAAAGGGAGACGACTTCGGAAACAGCAAGGATGACAAGATTGTCAGTATCTCGGCTAAGTCTTGGGATGGGAGCTGGCCAGGAG GGGATGTTCAAGAATTTTCATCACAAGCTACAGACTCGTGGAACGCAGCAGTAGGAactaaacaaaacaacaaatggCAAG ACAAGTCAGGAGATTTCTCCAATAAAGCAACAGATTCCTGGAACAAGGCACTCAATAATGGAGAAAATCAAG ATACCAAAAACAGTAAGCAGGAAGATGTCGATGAGATTATTCAGAGTCTAATGGCAGCTCTAGAAAAATTACAGTCTTGA
- the LOC125649957 gene encoding uncharacterized protein LOC125649957 isoform X2, with translation MVKVNNYIMFKLHVLLIGISCLGVLGAPTMPYNPAMYEGLNIPVYNPNAIPFVNYNPMNEQKPRPFSEFKDITTSAQQFLNMKSLAYSGNLQQNMVTPSPFDMNGAKFNPNNGNFMRGFDPNSFAMQPFQEVLVTESPAGHNWNGGWPGKKVSKPSKETVVEKGDDFGNSKDDKIVSISAKSWDGSWPGGDVQEFSSQATDSWNAAVGTKQNNKWQDKSGDFSNKATDSWNKALNNGENQDTKNSKQEDVDEIIQSLMAALEKLQS, from the exons ATGGTGAAAGTGAATAATTACATCATGTTTAAATTGCACGTGCTTCTGATTGGAATCAGCTGTTTAGGAGTTCTGGGAG CACCCACAATGCCCTACAACCCTGCAATGTATGAGGGTTTAAACATCCCTGTCTACAATCCAAACGCCATTCCCTTTGTCAACTACAACCCGATGAATGAACAAAAACCGAGGCCGTTCTCCGAGTTTAAAGACATCACTACATCAGCTCAGCAGTTTCTCAACATGAAATCCCTCGCTTACTCGGGAAATCTTCAACAAAACATGGTAACACCTTCTCCATTTGACATGAACGGAGCAAAGTTTAATCCAAACAACGGGAATTTCATGAGAGGATTCGATCCCAACAGCTTTGCAA TGCAGCCATTCCAAGAGGTACTGGTCACGGAATCACCGGCTGGACACAACTGGAATGGCGGATGGCCAG GAAAAAAAGTGTCCAAACCCAGCAAGGAAACCGTGGTGGAAAAGGGAGACGACTTCGGAAACAGCAAGGATGACAAGATTGTCAGTATCTCGGCTAAGTCTTGGGATGGGAGCTGGCCAGGAG GGGATGTTCAAGAATTTTCATCACAAGCTACAGACTCGTGGAACGCAGCAGTAGGAactaaacaaaacaacaaatggCAAG ACAAGTCAGGAGATTTCTCCAATAAAGCAACAGATTCCTGGAACAAGGCACTCAATAATGGAGAAAATCAAG ATACCAAAAACAGTAAGCAGGAAGATGTCGATGAGATTATTCAGAGTCTAATGGCAGCTCTAGAAAAATTACAGTCTTGA
- the LOC125649956 gene encoding RNA-binding protein 25-like isoform X1, with amino-acid sequence MSFPPRPPIGMPPMGYAYAPVGMMPMGIGMMPQSVMRPIVTTQSAVTQPAKAFNRKLVPQEIPKDEKEEKPPVTTVFVGNISDRAPDAMIRQMLQRCGNVLSWKRVQGASGKLQAFGFCEYEDPEATLRCMRLLNEWEIADKKLVVKVDAKTKTLLDEYINKKKSKTSEIDGEDKEKKENGDKEESETKLEEALDEFTKREDRVAKAGLDAIMREYAGDLTKKVFPDVEKESKPVKKKVEEEKIIKDTGIDDIDIEDDKREIIHREIKSFRDLHKGEDEAEKDAEKDKEREERFKLAEERRRRERERMKERERERERELEKERYERERERIRSRTRSRSRSPRRWRERSRSREKDRRKERDRDAEDEEEAYERRKLEKKLREKEAAYQERLKNWEARERKKAREYEKEREREEERKAEEAREARRLKEFLEDYDDERDDIKYYKGSCLNRRLKEREKEREADARDRQREKEELEEIKRKLLDEGHPDPEAELMKIELEREEHLKPRLNISEESPPPTQKEPIRVDSSDEAEEEEEEKPQLPPNMKSTLKPIDVSNSVTPMSEDNDSNFPPPDEDSQPVYGPTKEENAKLGFGGLKLGSSTSPADTTSSKRKKLTVGDVFNQDDEDGSSGSKKRKLVPLDYDDDKDGKKGATAEEKRIKIKQLIESIPTAKEELFAYPLDWTIVDQVLMDKRIKPWVNKKIIEYIGEEEPTLTEFICQKVMARSGPQSILNDVAMVLDEEAEVFVVKMWRLLVYETEAKKLGLVK; translated from the exons ATGTCATTTCCTCCAAGACCACCAATAGGCATGCCTCCAATGGGGTATGCCTACGCTCCTGTTGGTATGATGCCCATGGGAATTGGAATGATGCCCCAATCA gtGATGAGACCAATAGTGACAACTCAAAGTGCTGTAACACAACCAGCCAAAGCATTCAACAGAAAACTAGTTCCTCAAGAAATTCCAAAG GATGAGAAAGAAGAGAAGCCGCCAGTAACAACAGTGTTTGTTGGGAACATCAGTGACAGAGCACCTGATGCCATGATACGCCAGATGTTACAG aGATGTGGAAATGTACTTAGTTGGAAACGTGTACAAGGTGCTTCAGGAAAATTACAAG CTTTTGGGTTTTGTGAATATGAAGATCCAGAAGCAACACTTCGTTGTATGAGACTGCTAAATGAATGGGAAATAGCAGACAAGAAATTAGTT GTGAAAGTCGATGCTAAAACAAAGACTCTCTTGGATGAATACATTAACAAGAAGAAATCTAAGACAAGTGAAATCGATGGAGAAGACAAAGAAAAGAAAGAGAATGGAGATAAAGAAGAAAGTGAGACTAAACTAGAGGAAGCTCTGGATGAATTCACCAAAAGAGAAGATCGTGTGGCTAAGGCAGGTCTGGATGCCATTATGAGAGAGTATGCAGGGGACCTCACAAAGAAGGTGTTTCCAG ATGTTGAAAAGGAATCCAAGCCAGTCAAAAAGAAAGTTGAAGAAGAAAAGATAATTAAAGATACG ggAATCGATGACATAGATATAGAAGATgacaaaagggagataattcacaGAGAGATCAAGAGTTTCCGGGACCTTCATAAA GGCGAGGATGAGGCAGAAAAAGATGCTGAAAAAGATAAAGAAAGGGAAGAAAGATTCAAACTCGCTGAGGAGAGGCGAAGACGCGAGAGGGAACGAATGAAGGAGAGGGAACGTGAGCGGGAAAGAGAACTAGAAAAGGAACGTTACGAAAGGGAGAGGGAACGCATCAGGAGTCgaacaaggtcaaggtcgcgATCACCAAGGAGATGGAGGGAAAGGTCAAGATCCAGAGAAAA GGACAGAAGGAAAGAACGTGATCGAGACGCTGAAGATGAAGAGGAGGCATATGAAAGGAGGAAACTAGAGAAAAAGTTACGGGAAAAAGAAGCAGCATATCAAGAG AGACTGAAGAATTGGGAAGCAAGGGAGAGAAAAAAGGCTAGAGAGTACGAGAAAGAACGGGAACGGGAAGAGGAGAGAAAAGCAGAGGAG GCTAGGGAGGCACGGAGATTAAAAGAATTCCTGGAAGATTATGATGATGAAAGAGATGATATAAAATATTACAa AGGCAGCTGTCTGAACAGAAGACTTAAAGAAAGAGAGAAGGAAAGAGAAGCTGATGCTAGAGACCGACAGAGAGAGAAGGAAGAATTGGAAGAAATTAAGAGGAAGTTGCTGGATGAGGGACATCCAGATCCAGAGGCTGAATTAATGAAG ATTGAGTTAGAAAGAGAAGAGCATCTAAAGCCACGTCTAAATATCTCCGAAGAAAGTCCACCCCCCACCCAGAAGGAGCCAATCCGAGTGGACTCCTCCGACGAGGCTGAGGAGGAGGAAGAGGAAAAGCCCCAGTTACCCCCCAACATGAAGTCCACCCTGAAACCGATTGATGTATCCAACAGTGTCACGCCCATGTCGGAGGATAATGACAGTAATTTCCCTCCCCCAGACGAGGACTCCCAACCTGTATATGGTCCCACCAAGGAGGAGAATGCAAAGCTAGGATTTGGTGGACTGAAATTAG GTAGCTCCACCAGTCCTGCTGATACAACATCCAGCAAACGAAAGAAGCTGACTGTTGGCGACGTCTTTAATCAGGATGATGAGGATGGTTCATCAGGTTCCAAAAAACGGAAACTTGTACCTCTGGATTATGATGACGACAAGGATGGGAAGAAAGGGGCCACTGCAGAGGAAAAACGGATAAAAATCAAACAACTCATCGAGAGCATTCCCACAGCCAAGGAGGAACTATTTGCTTATCCTCTGGACTGGACGATTGTGGACCAG GTTCTTATGGATAAAAGAATCAAGCCCTGGGTCAACAAAAAGATAATTGAATATATTGGTGAAGAGGAACCCACCCTGACAGAATTTATATGTCAGAAAGTGATGGCTAGGAGTGGACCGCAGTCAATACTAAATGACGTAGCTATG GTGCTAGATGAAGAGGCGGAAGTGTTTGTGGTGAAGATGTGGAGATTACTCGTGTATGAAACAGAAGCCAAAAAACTTGGTCTAGTCAAATGA
- the LOC125649956 gene encoding RNA-binding protein 25-like isoform X2: MSIGIVNKKLVVSIGIIDKKLVVSIGIVDKKLVVSIGIVDKKLVVSIGIVDKKLVVSIGIVDKKLVVSIGMSDKKLVVSIGIVDKKLVVSIGIVDKKLVVSIGMSDKKLVVKVDAKTKTLLDEYINKKKSKTSEIDGEDKEKKENGDKEESETKLEEALDEFTKREDRVAKAGLDAIMREYAGDLTKKVFPDVEKESKPVKKKVEEEKIIKDTGIDDIDIEDDKREIIHREIKSFRDLHKGEDEAEKDAEKDKEREERFKLAEERRRRERERMKERERERERELEKERYERERERIRSRTRSRSRSPRRWRERSRSREKDRRKERDRDAEDEEEAYERRKLEKKLREKEAAYQERLKNWEARERKKAREYEKEREREEERKAEEAREARRLKEFLEDYDDERDDIKYYKGSCLNRRLKEREKEREADARDRQREKEELEEIKRKLLDEGHPDPEAELMKIELEREEHLKPRLNISEESPPPTQKEPIRVDSSDEAEEEEEEKPQLPPNMKSTLKPIDVSNSVTPMSEDNDSNFPPPDEDSQPVYGPTKEENAKLGFGGLKLGSSTSPADTTSSKRKKLTVGDVFNQDDEDGSSGSKKRKLVPLDYDDDKDGKKGATAEEKRIKIKQLIESIPTAKEELFAYPLDWTIVDQVLMDKRIKPWVNKKIIEYIGEEEPTLTEFICQKVMARSGPQSILNDVAMVLDEEAEVFVVKMWRLLVYETEAKKLGLVK, translated from the exons ATGAGTATCGGTATCGTAAACAAGAAATTAGTTGTGAGTATCGGTATCATAGACAAGAAATTAGTTGTGAGTATTGGTATCGTAGACAAGAAATTAGTTGTGAGTATTGGTATCGTAGACAAGAAATTAGTTGTGAGTATTGGTATCGTAGACAAGAAATTAGTTGTGAGTATTGGTATCGTAGACAAGAAATTAGTTGTGAGTATCGGTATGTCAGACAAGAAATTAGTTGTGAGTATTGGTATCGTAGACAAGAAATTAGTTGTGAGTATTGGTATCGTAGACAAGAAATTAGTTGTGAGTATCGGTATGTCAGACAAGAAATTAGTT GTGAAAGTCGATGCTAAAACAAAGACTCTCTTGGATGAATACATTAACAAGAAGAAATCTAAGACAAGTGAAATCGATGGAGAAGACAAAGAAAAGAAAGAGAATGGAGATAAAGAAGAAAGTGAGACTAAACTAGAGGAAGCTCTGGATGAATTCACCAAAAGAGAAGATCGTGTGGCTAAGGCAGGTCTGGATGCCATTATGAGAGAGTATGCAGGGGACCTCACAAAGAAGGTGTTTCCAG ATGTTGAAAAGGAATCCAAGCCAGTCAAAAAGAAAGTTGAAGAAGAAAAGATAATTAAAGATACG ggAATCGATGACATAGATATAGAAGATgacaaaagggagataattcacaGAGAGATCAAGAGTTTCCGGGACCTTCATAAA GGCGAGGATGAGGCAGAAAAAGATGCTGAAAAAGATAAAGAAAGGGAAGAAAGATTCAAACTCGCTGAGGAGAGGCGAAGACGCGAGAGGGAACGAATGAAGGAGAGGGAACGTGAGCGGGAAAGAGAACTAGAAAAGGAACGTTACGAAAGGGAGAGGGAACGCATCAGGAGTCgaacaaggtcaaggtcgcgATCACCAAGGAGATGGAGGGAAAGGTCAAGATCCAGAGAAAA GGACAGAAGGAAAGAACGTGATCGAGACGCTGAAGATGAAGAGGAGGCATATGAAAGGAGGAAACTAGAGAAAAAGTTACGGGAAAAAGAAGCAGCATATCAAGAG AGACTGAAGAATTGGGAAGCAAGGGAGAGAAAAAAGGCTAGAGAGTACGAGAAAGAACGGGAACGGGAAGAGGAGAGAAAAGCAGAGGAG GCTAGGGAGGCACGGAGATTAAAAGAATTCCTGGAAGATTATGATGATGAAAGAGATGATATAAAATATTACAa AGGCAGCTGTCTGAACAGAAGACTTAAAGAAAGAGAGAAGGAAAGAGAAGCTGATGCTAGAGACCGACAGAGAGAGAAGGAAGAATTGGAAGAAATTAAGAGGAAGTTGCTGGATGAGGGACATCCAGATCCAGAGGCTGAATTAATGAAG ATTGAGTTAGAAAGAGAAGAGCATCTAAAGCCACGTCTAAATATCTCCGAAGAAAGTCCACCCCCCACCCAGAAGGAGCCAATCCGAGTGGACTCCTCCGACGAGGCTGAGGAGGAGGAAGAGGAAAAGCCCCAGTTACCCCCCAACATGAAGTCCACCCTGAAACCGATTGATGTATCCAACAGTGTCACGCCCATGTCGGAGGATAATGACAGTAATTTCCCTCCCCCAGACGAGGACTCCCAACCTGTATATGGTCCCACCAAGGAGGAGAATGCAAAGCTAGGATTTGGTGGACTGAAATTAG GTAGCTCCACCAGTCCTGCTGATACAACATCCAGCAAACGAAAGAAGCTGACTGTTGGCGACGTCTTTAATCAGGATGATGAGGATGGTTCATCAGGTTCCAAAAAACGGAAACTTGTACCTCTGGATTATGATGACGACAAGGATGGGAAGAAAGGGGCCACTGCAGAGGAAAAACGGATAAAAATCAAACAACTCATCGAGAGCATTCCCACAGCCAAGGAGGAACTATTTGCTTATCCTCTGGACTGGACGATTGTGGACCAG GTTCTTATGGATAAAAGAATCAAGCCCTGGGTCAACAAAAAGATAATTGAATATATTGGTGAAGAGGAACCCACCCTGACAGAATTTATATGTCAGAAAGTGATGGCTAGGAGTGGACCGCAGTCAATACTAAATGACGTAGCTATG GTGCTAGATGAAGAGGCGGAAGTGTTTGTGGTGAAGATGTGGAGATTACTCGTGTATGAAACAGAAGCCAAAAAACTTGGTCTAGTCAAATGA